The Fusarium keratoplasticum isolate Fu6.1 chromosome 4, whole genome shotgun sequence genome contains the following window.
GTGAAGAACATGCGCCCCGCTCCTTTGGTCTGGTTTGGGTCAACATCCATCAGAATACTCTCCAAGTTCTCAGGGGATGTGTCGACCGTGACCCTATCAGGAAGCTTAATCACTGGACGGTCCCCAAGCTGACGTGTTGGCTCTGACATCACCCCCCTATCGGCGTTGACAAGTGTAGTAGGAAAGTTGAAAGACAAGATTTCTCGGTCATCAGCCTTGGGCGATGGATAGTAAAATTTGATGCCGGGTACTTGGCATCCATATGATTGCGTGAAGCCGAGTTTCTTTGCCATCTTCTCTACCAGTATCTTGCCACCGCACTCTTGATTGGGAAGAATGAAGGGTCCGTTGAATGACATGGCGTCTTTCCATTGCGAGTCCATGAGATACAGCAAGCCATCCAAATGGTCATCGTGAGGATGCGAGTTGATGATTGCTTTGGGGCCGAATTTCAGGTTGCCGGGACCCGCGAACCTTTCCTTCCAGATGTGCTCTCCCACAGCCAAGTAATACTTGGAGTAAGGCGCATCGTGCTCCACCCCGACAACAAACTTCCGGGGGCCACCATCCAGGGGAACGAGCACATGCTCTTCGTGGCCAAGCATATCAGTATAGGTATACTCCAGGTAGAAGGCATCGCCACGACCGGCGTACACTACGTGAAGCAGTGTGCTTccgagggggaggggaggcaTTGCGAATTCGGAAAGATGAGTGCTACAAAATGGTGAAAGGAAATGCTTGAATGGGAAGGATTGAAAATGGCCAAGAAAAGAGGGAAACTGCCTGTTTAGGGGATTTCTCTCGATAGCTAAGAAATTGTCAGCCGCGGCTGAGCGGCATGTCTCGTTGAGAGTGCAGCCATTAGCAATACTGATACAATGGATAGTACCAACAGGTCACGGCCAAGGAATGTGACTTGAAGCTGGATAGTGGTGGCGTTGCTTCTCGACCATCGCTTGATCCACACCCAGTAACGTTCCTCACAACAGCCAGCCACTTCTCTGCCGCTATCCAAGAGAGGGATCCAAGGGTGGCACCTCTAGGCAAGAATAGGAAGACATGCACCAACCTTGATATGTGATGAGGTAGGATTCAAACCTTGTGGCGAAACAACCCCACGAGACTACCGTTTTCAAACTATGCAGATATCTAAATGCAGCCACCACATCGGTTGCATCTGGGCGACTACTTAGTAGACCTATGAGTCGCATCTAATGCCGGTAAGCGCTCAACAACGCGCAAACTACTACCATATCAGCTATGGGGGCGGCCCGATCCGGCATACGCTTCGCTTGTAGAGGAAAACGGCCGCAGCTCACAGGACGCGTAACTTTGTCACATTGATATCACATAGTTACCCCAACCGCATGACCTCGCGATCGCACGGGTTCCGGCTCTCAGAACATTCCTACGGGGTTGTGGAGATGCCCTCGCTAGAACATACACATGTGCGAGTAGCTGAAATGATATGACGCGTCGTACAGTTAGCGGCAGTCCAGACCGGGGTAGATCATCACCACTACAAATCCCAACCCTGCCAAGACTCACTCGTCGCCGTAAAGGGAGAATAGAGGGGACTATAGCGTCTGAGTGAGACAGGAGACCTTCGCATACTTTTCAGAAAGGTACCTGATGCGCCATGAGCTACGAGGGGACCTAGGCCTTTCAACGACAGTGGCCATTTCTCATCAAATATTTTTCAAGATTCTTGAACACGACGAAAAAGCCGTGGCTAAATATGGGGAAGATTCATTGTGATTCGCTCCCTAATCTTGATAGATGCCTAATAGTCTTGGTTCGCGAGTTCTACCGCCTTTCTAGCCGCCTCGCCAAAGTCTGCCTCGACGTGGATACCAAGATCAGTTTCAGAAAGCTACAGATTTCTTAGTGCTCGGTTGGAATAAATGAGTGCATTGCTTACGAGTTTCAAGCCTGCTTCAGAGTTGGTGCCTTGCAGTCGCACCACCATTGGCACGCACAGCGGGCCAAGCTCACTTGCCGCTGCGATGATGGACTCGGCGATCATATCGCATCTCGTAATGCCTGGTCACCATTAGCATCGTGAGATGAAGTCGGAACATGCCAGCTTACCGCCGTAAATGTTGACCAAGATTGCCTTGACTCGCTCGTCTCTCATAATTATCCCGAAAGCCTGCAGCATAGTCTCCTTCGTAGCCTGCCCTCCAGCATCGAGAAAGTTAGCACTGGAACCTCCATAAAGACTGATGGCATCATTTGTAGCCATGGCCAAGCCAGCTCCATTGACCACGTTTCCGATGTTTCCGTCCATCCTGACGTAGACCAAGCCGTATTTCTCggcttcaacctcttcccGAACCTCTTGGGCAGAGTCTCTTAAGGCGAACAAATCGGGTTGTCGCTTTTGGGCAGCATCGTCGAAGAAAAATCCGGAGTCTGAGCAAATAAGCCGGCCATCCGCGATGTTCAGAAGATGTGTCTCAAGGTTGATAGCCTCTTTTTCAGAAAATATTCGAAACATCCCTTGAAGTATATTTCCCAGTGTCTCAGTTTTCGTTTCCGGCAGCTGCAGTGTCTTCGATATGTCGGCGATGATCTTGTCAGAAATGCCGTTCCTCAGGCTGAACCCGAAGGAGTATTGGGGATTCTTCTGCTCTTCATGGATTGGCGATCCCTGACAAGATTCCAAGTCTTTTATTCTAATGACAGGGCAGTAGTTCTCTCGGTCGATGGTCATCGCGATATGCCACTTCTTGTCGAACTGGACTGCCTCTTCGACATAAAGACGGCTTACAGCCGGGATGCTATCGTCGAGCGGATGTAATCCAGTTCGATGACCAAGTATCCTGGTGGCTATTCCTTCACCGTCttccttgtctttgacgGCGTAGCGTTGACTCTTTTCCAAGAGAACTTGTGGCTTGATGACCACGTTTCCGCCTTGTGACAACAGTCAGCTTCTGAAAGCTTGTATCGAGCGAGCAACTAACCTAGGAGTTTGATAGCATCTTTAGTTTCATCCCCTGTTTGTGCGATAATCCCCCGAGGGATAGGTATCCCCGCCTAGGAGCTCGAAATCAGGTTTCTCGTCAGACATCATGGGCCGGCCAGCATGACTAACCGCTTTTAACAAGCCCTGCGACTGATACTCATGCAAATGCAGATTTCTTCTTTGAATTCTCGGTGACAGCTAGGCAATATCTGTCATTAGAAAGACTGCGCCGTTGTTGTTCTGAAAGGAAGCTCACCTTGCTTACATGCTTCCGAAAGGCGGCAGATGGTCGACTGAGAATCATGATGTAAACGGtgtattttaatatttatagtatAAAAAGATGGGGGAGGTGAGTGTAATAGTTTCTATAAAAGTCCAATATTCTATTGCTTGTTagtcgatgatgaggagagctTGGAT
Protein-coding sequences here:
- a CDS encoding CoA-binding domain-containing protein; amino-acid sequence: MFQRPHVSTSALRHLTKLSRSFSTSLPRQGPYDETIKNLELNDKSRVIFQGFTGRAATINAKDTIEYGTNVVGGVSPGKGGQTHLDLPVFNTVQEAMAEVKPHVSAVFVPAQFAAKAIIESIEAEVPLVVSVAEHVPVHDMLRVHEILRTQSKTRLVGPNCPGIIAPEQCRVGIMPYKQYTRGCVGIVSKSGTLSYEAVGSTSRAGLGQSIVVGMGGDMLPGTTLADGLKLFFEHDETRGIIVIGEIGGEAELEAAELIKEYRKTANPKPVVAMVAGRTAPEGKTMGHAGAVFSAGDITAGAKAKALEDAGAIVVPHPGVMGKKMRELLGGNVVIKPQVLLEKSQRYAVKDKEDGEGIATRILGHRTGLHPLDDSIPAVSRLYVEEAVQFDKKWHIAMTIDRENYCPVIRIKDLESCQGSPIHEEQKNPQYSFGFSLRNGISDKIIADISKTLQLPETKTETLGNILQGMFRIFSEKEAINLETHLLNIADGRLICSDSGFFFDDAAQKRQPDLFALRDSAQEVREEVEAEKYGLVYVRMDGNIGNVVNGAGLAMATNDAISLYGGSSANFLDAGGQATKETMLQAFGIIMRDERVKAILVNIYGGITRCDMIAESIIAAASELGPLCVPMVVRLQGTNSEAGLKLLSETDLGIHVEADFGEAARKAVELANQDY